TGTCACTTCTCTGGCTCTCCTCTCCTGCTAAGCTTTGTTTCCTGTTGAACAATATGGAATAAAGTTGTTAATCTAAACATATTAAGACTCAAGGCTACAATCCAATAGCAAGTTGTTTCCCACAAATTTTGCTGATCTGAATATTAACTTAATATCCACAATTTTACTGTAATTATAATGTTAACTATGTTGCACTGCTCAGCTATATTAGGGTTACTGGGTTCATCATAAATTACAATTAAgtgagaacaacaacaaaaaaaggtgtTCACTTACCTGGCAGTAATTAAAACCTTCTGCCACTGCcatagctactgctgctgctggaacCACCATAGCCACCTAAGAACAAAATTGATATTCTCTTATGTTTCATAAGTATGAACAGTAACGATAGTTGGGGCTCGCGTGATTTTCCCAACTCAAACTATTTTAAGTCAGTCATTTTTTGGTTTCTACATCTGCACTGCCAAAAGATCTAATGCTTTCCTAAACAGTTTAGCCCTCCAATACCACATATATACCATACCTTGGTTTCGTGGTTTGGCAAAGTATTGGCCTCCACCACCATAGGGGCCAGAACTTCTGCCTCCAAAGTTTCCTCCTTTCATGGGTCCAAAATTTGAAGACTGATTGTTGTAATTGCCAAAATCATTGTAGCTTCCACCACCTCCAAAATTGCTTCCTAAGAATGGAAAAGAGGACCTTTATATGTTACTCAGGGAAAATGAGAAATCCTAGTGTTCAGAGTAAAAAAGCTGCTTGATCTGCCCTGCTCTCCAATTTCGATTATCTTTGTATTTCATGGGCAAGGCGTTCAGTTGAATAATCCAATAACTAAAAAATTCACCCAACTCACCATGGCATAATAAAAGGTATACATTCTCTTGCCTCTAAGGCCTTTACCCAGGCAGGGGCACAGCAAACACATGCTGGATACATCAACTAAGCACCTAAGATCCCAAGAGTTACACTAAATCCTGCTAGAAACTAATCTAATTCCAATTGAAAACACCACTATCCACTTAAGCATCTATCTATTTGGGAGTGAGGCGGCCCCAGCTTAAAGCTAGGAGGTAGCATTGCAAGCCCATTAAAAAAAGTACCATGCAGCACAACACACAATGCTTTAAGACCATCAAATCCTCCTAGGGATAAACTCTAAAAGGCTAATCTAGCTATTGCGCCAAGTACTTGGATCACTGGATACCTACCACTACCACCGCCAAAGCCGCCTCCGCCTCCACCGTTGTTATAGCTGTCATAGCTGCCACTCCCGCCATAGCCACTGCCCTGGTTTCCATAACCCTGTCCACCACTTCCATAGCCTCTGCTTCCTCCAGAGTAACCAGGGCCGCCTCCTCCATAACCACCTACAAGAATACAAGTCTTCTCAATAAGACAAAAGTATTCAGCAGTCAAATTCTGTGCAAGCACGGCTAAAGGCCTGCTCACAACATGCTATTAGGTCATAGTTGAGCTTATCATGCACTAGGGTTTTAGTCTCTACTAGCCTATTCTAAAGTTGCCACAATTTTTTACCTGTGGTTCTTTAACAAAACTTACCGTCATTACCAAATCCATTATATCCATCCCCACTGCCACCATATCCGCCACCACCACGGCTGCCACCAAAGCCACCTAGAAGAAAGTGGAATTTAAAAACCAGGTCTAAAGGATGGATTACATACAAGTTAGCTTCTATTAAGTATAAATTTAAGGAAGCATTCAATTAGAACTATTTCTCTATTTAACAGTTACTGGTTAGAGAGAACCCAGAACTACATTTTGATTAAAATGTAACTTTCAACAAGTCACCAGGGGGTCATTATAATTTTACCATTAACTCTTTATTAGAAAGCTATAGCTGAACATACCTCGACCACTGAAGTTTCCTCCACGACCAAAGTTGTCATTCCCACCAAAACCACCTCCACGACCACCACCAAAGTTTCCAGAACCACTTCGACCTGAAGAATCAAGATGAAGTGTTGGTCTGTACAGACTAGAATTATCAAAATTATGTTTACGGTTTAGTTCAGTAGCAAACTCACTCACCtctctggctggatgaagcactagccatCTCTTGCTTAGACAGGGCTTTTCTCACTTCACAGTTGTGGCCATTCACAGTGTGGTATTTCTGAACTAAACGATTTTGAAAATAAACAGATCATCTCAGAATTCAGTATACAGCATGGATTTCGGAACCCTTAACAAATGTCAGTCACCTGATACTTACTGACAATTTTGTCTACAGAGTCATGGTCATCAAAGGTTACAAAAGCAAAGCCTCTCTTTTTGCCACTGCCTCGATCAGTCATGATTTCAATTACTTCAATTTTTCCATACTGTTCAAAATAATCTCTCAGGTGATgttcttcagtgtcttctttAATGCCACCAACAAAAATCTTTTTCACAGTTAAGTGGGCACCAGGTCTTTGAGAATCCTAAGGTAAGAAAAATTAACTTTTGTTATTGCAACCTATTAAAGAATATTAAGTCTATTATACCCCCACAAGTCCCCCTAGTGGAAATCCTTCAAATGACTAATGCAAGGAGGAAAAAGGTACTTACTTCTCTTGACACGGCCCTCTTTGGTTCCACAACTCTTCCGTCCACCTTGTGTGGCCTTGCATTCATGGCCGCATCCACCTCCTCCACCGTGGCGTATGTGACAAACCCGAAGCCTCTGGAGCGCTTGGTGTTTGGATCCCTCATTACCTTAAAATGTTTAATACGTGTTAAGATCCCCGAATGGTTGACTTTTCTACCTTGACTAAAGCAACAAGAAACTTTATTACCAATCTTTTATCTCAAGTCCTTCCATTTCCCACTAACCATCTACAATAAACCAGTTGGGTGCTTTTTTAATCAGTTAAAGCCACACCATCCTATTAGGATTCAAACAATAGCAGCAGCAACTTAAGTCAAGGAAACCAACTAGTTCTACAACCCTTTATCTCTTTTAAGTCTTACCACACAGTCTGTGAGCGTTCCCCATTGCTCAAAATGGCTCCTCAGACTTTCATCAGTTGTTTCAAAGCTCAATCCTCCGATGAAGAGCTTCCGCAGCTGTTCGGGCTCTTTGGGAGACTAGGAATGGAGGAGAAGAAGTAAGGAGGTTATATAACATAAACCACCTTTCAGTtgcaagaaagaaaacagatagcAACGTAGGAAGCACTTATTGTTCCTTCGGGGCGCAGCAAACCACGTGCTTCTCCCCACCAGGGGGGAGGCAGTAGGTTGGGGGCTGGGAGGGCTCGGAGGCTCTGAGCGCATGCGTCCCTTACTCTCCCTCCGACGCACGCGCCAACAAAAGGACTAGGAAAGAGAACTACATCGCCCACATCCGTCTGTAGctgctcttttaaaaaagtagCCCACTGGGACAAGGTAAAAAACAGACTAAATGTGCGTTAAGAGTTTTGCAAGGGGCACCGAGCAGGCGTGAATGCTAAGGGTCGCCAGACAGCAGCCTCATGGCGACGAGGACAAAATGGCGACCTCAACTCAGGGAGGGGTAGGCCTGGGCAGCGATCGAAGAACCATCGACAGGGCTGGGGCAAGCAGCCAAACAAGCTGCACCCTGTTAAActcaggaaaggaagaggaaaggataTTCAACTGTAGAGAGCTTCTTACCCACCTCTGATTTAGACATGACGGCAGTGGAGGCGGGGAAGTCTTCAACGATGCTTTCTCGGTGGCGTCCACAGGCAGAAAGGAGTAACCTCACAAACGTATCCGCCAGCCCACCTTCGGCCTCCCTTTTTTATCCCGCCTCCGCGCTTTCGGCATTGGTAGACTCCGCCCCCGAATAGCTCTGATTGGATATTTGAAACATCTTTCCCCTACCATTGGTCTCTGGTGCTGCATTACTGTGTAACGTCATCCATTTGGGCGTTCTACGTAGTCTCCACCCCTCGGGGTCTATTGGCTCTCGAGTAATATTATTCTTAACTAATGTGATTGGCTAGTAATTCAATCATTCATGTTTGAATGTacttaggttttttaaaaaaactttttaatccTCTACGGCCTTAATTTTATATTCAGTTTACCTGGCAAGCCGTGATTAATACTATGTATCAGAAAAGTAGTTAGCAAgttacaatattttctttttttggcaacgACTGCCTGCTGAGCGCATGTGTAGGAAAATGGCGAGTTTACGCAGGCGCGTAAGAAGTTCCGCCTGGCGCTAGGAACACGTGAAATGGCGGGCAGGAGACAGCGGCGAACCTAAAGCGCCTGCGTAGTGGCGGGAGTTGGGCCCCCTTTTGCGCAGGCGTAATGGGCGGAGAAAGGGTCCGGTCTCAGGATTGGTCGCGCAGGCGCAGGGAAGGATCCGTTTTGGCGGGCGGTTGGCGTTGCGCAGAAGGCGGCAGCGGCGGTGGCTTGTGGCCTCACCACAGAAGAACAGGGGAGACGTTAGCGTGAGTGATCGGTCTTGATCCCGGGTAAGTGGCGGACAGTCTTGCCTACGCATACGAGGTCTTGAACCGACTCCAATTGGTCCCGTTATTGTGTGTAATGAATGGACCGCGGGGTGGGGGATCGTGAAGGGGGAGCGGTGGGTCCACCCAACCAATGGAAGAACAGGGGCGGGATGTTTTATCCCCGTAGGTTCTGTGGAGCTTTGCAGCCGAAGAGTTTGACTGGCGAGTGTATAGGCCAATTGGGTCTGCCTTTAGCTGCCGACTGACCGGTCCTTGGGCCATCGGTATGTAGGAGGAGGGCTTGCTCCTCCTGAGCAGCTGCTCACTGAGCCAATGAGCACGAAGCGCGCGGTAGGTTGGGCTCCTCCGAGAGGCAGCGGTTTGACTCCAATGGGGGATGCGGGAGTCGAGCGCTTAAATGGATAGACCAAATCTGGAGCCAGTAGGCACACAGCCTATTGAAAGCGCTCGGGCTGACAGTCCAATCAGCGCTCCAGCAGAGGGAGGTCTTAGATTTGGGGATGCGAGGATGAGGAGTCACTGCCTGCGATGGCGCGTGGGGGTGGGTATTTTATCCACAATGATTTGAACGAAGTCTTTGGCCTTCCAGGCAACACACTTACCTGGTAGGGAAGATGTAAGTTTGCTCCTGAATGCCTgaattttggcttttgttttcgCACATCGGTACATCCCACAATCCCACATTTTtaggttgggggggtggggacaAGGAAtgtttttttactttgaaaactCCTTTACGAAGACTGACTTGAAATATTAGAAAGTATAGGCTAAATCTCTTTGTACTGTTGCGGAAAGGTACCGAGAAAAAGTCAACATAATAGTAATAATGCATATTTCCACGGACAAAGAGATTTGTAAATCCATAGAAAAAGTTTTGGCAAGCCTAATAACAAAGGGTGTTACCTCCAGGGTTACGGTGGGATGGAGTCAGGTTGAATCTCCAATGTTTAAATGTTTGCAGGGATAATAATTTGTgattaaagttaaaatttaaagccaattgtttttgtgttttttagttACAAGCAAGTACTTCTCACCACCTCCTTACACCTGAAAAAAGTGCTATTTTTCCGTTAAGAACTAAGGTGACCCtcgattttaaaatacaaattttgaaaagGTGACTTTCTGAGAGTACTTGCTAGGCATCATGCTAAGTGTTTTACAAGCATTGCCCATGTcctcaaaatcttttaagttcttCTCTGAGGAtcttttctctgtatctgtttctctctcttttaagtCATTACAGATCTCCTAAGCCCTTTCTGCTGTTCTTTGAGGATATCTGGATTTAGATAAAAAAAACAAGTTGCTTAAGGAAGTTAATACTTAGGATGTTGGAGATAGGACTCATTCAtcacctgggttttttttttgccttttgattaTATTTCCTTCAAAGTATTTTATAAGCAGTCCATATCGTGTTGGTAATGGCCATTCTACTCTGTCCAGTATATTTTagcaaaacattttaattacatATTGACTGTATCAGAGTCTATACTGCTCTATTATTTACTGATTTATTGTCAAAGAGAAAACCTGTAAATATTGTGATAAATTCAGATACACATGAAGTACTGTTATGAGTAGAGACCTTTCTAACATACAAAAGGAAGATGGTTTTAACTGAGCTTATTGTGAACAGAGGAAAGATTTTTCTGTTTGGCACTTGCAAAAGGAAAACCTACTTTGTACTTGCTTGTAAGCTGTTTGTAGGTATTCTAATAATGCAGCTGCTTTGTTTATAACATTTATAAGAACTAAAGTGATACAGattaaggatgaaaaaaaaagtgaaagctttggttgttcagtcctgtctgactctttcgactccatagactgtagcctacctggctcctgcCAATTCctcatggaattgtccaggcaagaatactggagtgggtagctattcctttctccaggggatcttcccgaaccagggatcgaactctggtctcctgcactgcaggcaggctaccatatgagccaccagggaagccccatctgttCCTGATTTATTTAAGTTTGAAAGGAATACAGTCTTGATCTACTATGGAGTTTCTCAGTCTCAGCAATATTGACATTTTGAGCCTGATAAATGCATTTCACCTCCCCCACACCTCTTCTTGTGACAATCAAAATGTCACCAAATGTCCTTTGAGGGAAGGGTGCAAAGTTTCCACTTGAAAACCATTGATCTGAAATGACAGATGGTAGAATCAATTATTTTgtcaaaatcttttattttaccaGTTGGAATTTAGAGAGAAGATGGGTGAAGTGTTTAGGAAGTGTTCTTTGGTAAATGGATCACTAAGTCCTTATGATTATCTCTTCAGATGTAGAGTGATCACTGTTTGATTGGATAAAAGGAAAGCTACATTAACGTTTTTaccatttctttccatttaaatACTGATTGCATCTTGTGTTTGGGTTCCTCAAATAATGGCAAATAAGTTTTTGGAGAGGTAGACTTTGCTTCAGATGCTTCTTACATTCTCATCTGACTTAATCCTCTTTCCTTTAAAGTTTCACTATACAAATAGATATGCAAAGCATTCtgacattttctcatttatagtactctatttcatttttttaaaaacacaggttGATTTCTGCTGAACTGATTTTTCAGCTGTTTAGAGACCTATACTTTGGGGGAAAAGAAATACTGACTTGAAGAACAGGTAAACCAAAACATGCCTCCTTAGGTTACTCTCTGAGTAACCTTTCATCTCCAGCCCTACCTACTTTGGTCTATAAACACATTAATCAGTGATCCTTTATTTGATGTTATTTAATAGTATATCTTTAATTGAAAATTTTCAGGACTTGCACCTAGACTTTTTGGTTTACTGTGATG
The sequence above is drawn from the Dama dama isolate Ldn47 chromosome 3, ASM3311817v1, whole genome shotgun sequence genome and encodes:
- the HNRNPA1 gene encoding heterogeneous nuclear ribonucleoprotein A1 isoform X1, encoding MSKSESPKEPEQLRKLFIGGLSFETTDESLRSHFEQWGTLTDCVVMRDPNTKRSRGFGFVTYATVEEVDAAMNARPHKVDGRVVEPKRAVSREDSQRPGAHLTVKKIFVGGIKEDTEEHHLRDYFEQYGKIEVIEIMTDRGSGKKRGFAFVTFDDHDSVDKIVIQKYHTVNGHNCEVRKALSKQEMASASSSQRGRSGSGNFGGGRGGGFGGNDNFGRGGNFSGRGGFGGSRGGGGYGGSGDGYNGFGNDGGYGGGGPGYSGGSRGYGSGGQGYGNQGSGYGGSGSYDSYNNGGGGGGFGGGSGSNFGGGGSYNDFGNYNNQSSNFGPMKGGNFGGRSSGPYGGGGQYFAKPRNQGGYGGSSSSSSYGSGRRF
- the HNRNPA1 gene encoding heterogeneous nuclear ribonucleoprotein A1 isoform X2, encoding MSKSESPKEPEQLRKLFIGGLSFETTDESLRSHFEQWGTLTDCVVMRDPNTKRSRGFGFVTYATVEEVDAAMNARPHKVDGRVVEPKRAVSREDSQRPGAHLTVKKIFVGGIKEDTEEHHLRDYFEQYGKIEVIEIMTDRGSGKKRGFAFVTFDDHDSVDKIVIQKYHTVNGHNCEVRKALSKQEMASASSSQRGRSGSGNFGGGRGGGFGGNDNFGRGGNFSGRGGFGGSRGGGGYGGSGDGYNGFGNDGSNFGGGGSYNDFGNYNNQSSNFGPMKGGNFGGRSSGPYGGGGQYFAKPRNQGGYGGSSSSSSYGSGRRF